The Amycolatopsis sp. NBC_01480 genome segment TCGGAGCCCGGCAGGTAACCCAGCTCCTGGCCGCCGACCGCGTAGACCGGGCGGAACACCACGACCTTGCGGTGCTGGCGGCGTTCCATCACCGCCTCGAGCCCGGCGCACAGCGCCAGCGCGGACTTGCCGGTGCCGGCGCGGCCGCCGAGGGAGACGATGCCGACGTCGGAGTCCAGCAGCAGGTCCAGCGCCACCCGCTGCTCGGCCGAGCGGCCGTGCAGCCCGAACGCCTCGCGGTCGCCCCGCACCAGCCGGATCCGCTTGTCCGCGGTGACCCGCCCCAGCGCGCCGGTGCTGCCGGCGAGCAGCCGCAGCCCGGTGTGGCAGGGCAGCTCTCCCACCTCGGCCAGGCCGAACTCCACCGGGTCCACCGAGTTGCCCGCGAACAGGGCGTCGACCAGCCCCTGCGGCACGTCCACGTCGGTCATGCCGGTCCAGCCCGACGGCGTGACCTCCTGCGCGCGGTACTCGTCGGCGGAGAGGCCTACGGCCCCGGCCTTGACCCGCAGCGGGATGTCCTTCGTCACCAGCGTCACCGGCACCTTCTCCACGGCCAGGTTCAGCGCGCAGGCGAGGATGCGGTGGTCGTTGGAGTCGGTCCGGAAGCCGACCGGCAGCACCGAAGGGTCGGTGTGGTTCAGCTCCACCTGCAGGGTGCCGCCGTGGTCCCCGATCGGGATCGGCGCGTCGAGCCTGCCGTACTGCCGGCGCAGGTCGTCGAGCAGCCGGAGCGACTCACGGGCGAACCAGCCCAGCTCGGGGTGGTGACGTTTCGCCTCCAGTTCACTGATGACGACCAGCGGGAGGACGACCGCGTGTTCGGCGAACCGCGTCACCGCCCACGGGTCGGAAAGCAGGACCGACGTGTCCAGCACGTAGGTGGACACACCTGGGTCGGGCGAGATCGAGGCTTTCTCCGGGCCAGAGGCACCGGTCGAAGAACGGCCAGAGGCCTTGCGGGGTGAACGCTGCGCAGTCACGACGGCATCTCCCTCGAGGGCGTGTGCACCCCACGCCCGCACTCGCTGGGCCGGGCACCTCCCTGGCTGGGTCCGCTCCTCCTGACGCCGGCTGCGTCAGGCGATGCGGCCACGAGGGCCGGGTGCCGGCCCCCTCGTGCA includes the following:
- a CDS encoding PhoH family protein produces the protein MTAQRSPRKASGRSSTGASGPEKASISPDPGVSTYVLDTSVLLSDPWAVTRFAEHAVVLPLVVISELEAKRHHPELGWFARESLRLLDDLRRQYGRLDAPIPIGDHGGTLQVELNHTDPSVLPVGFRTDSNDHRILACALNLAVEKVPVTLVTKDIPLRVKAGAVGLSADEYRAQEVTPSGWTGMTDVDVPQGLVDALFAGNSVDPVEFGLAEVGELPCHTGLRLLAGSTGALGRVTADKRIRLVRGDREAFGLHGRSAEQRVALDLLLDSDVGIVSLGGRAGTGKSALALCAGLEAVMERRQHRKVVVFRPVYAVGGQELGYLPGSESEKMQPWAQAVFDTLGALVSQDVLDEVFDRGMLEVLPLTHIRGRSLHDTFVIVDEAQSLERNVLLTVLSRLGTASRVVLTHDVAQRDNLRVGRHDGVSAVIEKLKGHPLFAHVTLTRSERSPIAALVTEMLEDHG